The window CTCACGCTCGACAAGCTGCGCACGCTGCGCTACGGCAGCGAGCTGGTCAACGTAGTGGCCGACGCCACCCTGGCGCACGGCCCCGGCCTGGGCACCTTCGCCTACGACGACGAGGGCGTCCCCGCGCAGTGCACCCCCATCATCACCCGGGGGCAGTTCACCGGCTATTTGTCGTCGCGGGAGACGGCGCACGCCATCGGCGAGCCGCGCTCGGGCGGGACCATGCGCGCCGAGGGCTGGAACCGCCTGCCCATCATCCGCATGACCAACATCAGCATCCTGCCGGGAGAGAAGCCGCTCACCCTGGAGCGGCTCATCGCGGATACGGACGAGGGTATCCTCTTCGAGACCAACCGTTCCTGGTCCATCGACGACAAGCGCTACAACTTCCAGTTCGGCACCGAGATCGGGTGGGAGATCAAGGGCGGCAAGCGCGGCCGCATGCTCAAGAACCCGTCTTACAGCGGCATCACCACCGAGTTCTGGAACTCCATGGACGCCATCTGCTCGCGCGACCAATGGACGCTGTGGGGCACGCCCAACTGCGGCAAGGGCCAGCCCATGCAGACCATCGGCACGGGCCACGGGGCCGCACCGGCGCGCTTCCGCAATGTGAAGGTGGGCTCGGCGTACAAGGGACATTGATGCTGACCAGAGAAAGAGCGGGCGAGATCTTCGAGCGGGTCAAGAAGCACTCCACCGCCGACGAAGTGGAAGCCATCATCTATGGCGGCCACAGTGCGCTGACCCGCTTCGCCAACAACACCATCCACCAGAACGTCGCGGAAGAAGGCTACGTGGTCTCAGTGCGCACGGTGTTCGGTGGACGCACCGCGCGCGCCACCACCAACAAGTTCGACGACGAGAGCCTGAAGCAGGTGGTGAAGGCCTCCGAGGCGCTGGCGCGCGTGCAGCAGCCCGATCCCGACCTGCTGCCCATGGCGGACGCGGCCGCGGCGGCAGGCGCTTCCGGCCCCCGCCGCCACTTCGAAGAAACGGCGGCCCTCACCCCCGAAGAGCGCGCTCGCGCCGTCGGCACCATCGTGGGCGTGGCCCAGAGCAACAAGCTCACCGCCGCCGGCATCTTCTCCTGCTCGGAGAGCTGCGAGGCCATCTTGAACTCGCGCGGTCTGGCCGCCTGGCACACCCAAACCTCCTCGGAGATCTCCGTGACCATGCTGGCCGCCGACTCCTCCGGCTGGCAGAAGGCCAACTCCCCCGACGTGCACAACCTGGACGCGGTGGCGCTGGCCGAGATCGCGGCCCGCAAGGCGCGCGAATCTGCCGGGCCGCAGGAGCTGGCTCCCGGCAAGTACACGGTGGTGCTGGAGCCGGCCGCCGTCCTCGACCTGGTGGGCTTCATGTTCTTCGACTTCGGCGGGCTGGCCGTGCTCGACCAGCGCTCCTTCCTCAACAACCGCTTGGGCACCAAGCTCTTCGGTGACAACATCACCGTCTGGGACGACGTCGCCCACCCCCTGCAATCGGGTGCGGCCTTCGATGGTGAGGGGGTGCGCCGGCAGCGCCTCCGCCTGGTGTACCGCGGCGTGATCGAGAACCTGGTCTATGCCCGCTCCAGCGCCGAGAGGATGAACAAGTCGCCGCTGGCCGCTACGGTGGGCGAGATCCAGCCCACCGGCCACGGCTTCCCCCTGCCCAACGAGATGGGCGAGGCCCCCATGAACATCGTCTTCGAGGGCGGCCCCGAGGCCTCGCACCAGACGGTGAGTCAGATGGTCGCCTCCACCGGGCGCGGGGTCCTGGTCACCCGCCTGTGGTACATCCGCGAGGTCGATCCGTACGAGAAGATCCTCACCGGCATGACCCGCGACGGCACCTTCCTCATCGAGAACGGCAAGCTGCGCCACGGCCTGCGCAACTTCCGCTTCAACCAGAGCCTGATCGAGATGCTCTCCAAGGTAGAGGCCATGGGCACGCCGGTGCGGGCCAGCGGAGAAGAGTCCTTCGACATGGTGGTGCCGCCCATGAAGGTGCGCGACTTCAACTTCACCGAGGTGACCCGGTTCTGAGCGGTGTCGGGCACGGCGGCCAGGCCGGGAAGGACGCAACTCCTCCCCAAGTCAGTCACCAATTTACCCTTTAGTAACTTCCCCCGAGTGACCATCCGGTATAAGCTGGCCCCAGAATGGTGCGGGGAGCCCAGTTCGCCGAGATGCGCAGCGCGGTCCGCTTTCCCCTGCATCTGCCCATGGCCGTGACTACGGAGGCCAGGCCTCTGCCTGCCGAGACCCGGGACATCTCCTCGGGAGGCGTGCTCTTCCAGGTGGAGGGAGAACTGCCGGTGGGCTCGCCCATCCAGTTCAGCATTTCCATC is drawn from Terriglobales bacterium and contains these coding sequences:
- a CDS encoding TldD/PmbA family protein, yielding MLTRERAGEIFERVKKHSTADEVEAIIYGGHSALTRFANNTIHQNVAEEGYVVSVRTVFGGRTARATTNKFDDESLKQVVKASEALARVQQPDPDLLPMADAAAAAGASGPRRHFEETAALTPEERARAVGTIVGVAQSNKLTAAGIFSCSESCEAILNSRGLAAWHTQTSSEISVTMLAADSSGWQKANSPDVHNLDAVALAEIAARKARESAGPQELAPGKYTVVLEPAAVLDLVGFMFFDFGGLAVLDQRSFLNNRLGTKLFGDNITVWDDVAHPLQSGAAFDGEGVRRQRLRLVYRGVIENLVYARSSAERMNKSPLAATVGEIQPTGHGFPLPNEMGEAPMNIVFEGGPEASHQTVSQMVASTGRGVLVTRLWYIREVDPYEKILTGMTRDGTFLIENGKLRHGLRNFRFNQSLIEMLSKVEAMGTPVRASGEESFDMVVPPMKVRDFNFTEVTRF
- a CDS encoding PilZ domain-containing protein, giving the protein MVRGAQFAEMRSAVRFPLHLPMAVTTEARPLPAETRDISSGGVLFQVEGELPVGSPIQFSISIPAEILGTGTLVQVKCAGRVVRCTAEGDHHAVAAVIDEYYFERHLGVPRVHG